gaagggggggtttagAGGCAATTAGGAagccaggagcagcagcagtgagagGTCTCCCCCAGGAGAGCAGACCTAATTCCTTCACAAATCTGTCTGGTAGGTGACAAAAATCTCTGCCAAAATAGCACCTCACATTGTAGGCTGCAGAAATACTCTACTGTAATTAACCCTTCAGTCCCCAGGCAGAGCTACAAGACATTTCTAATACACGCAGCGGCGCGTATGGATAGAAAGTGGGGAAGATGTTGCAGGATTGGCGAAATGTTTTATAAATCGGGAGTTAATTTGAATTTGCGAACCTGTGACCGGCCATGAAATGGTTACTAGAGTCCGGTTATGTAAGAAGCTGGTAGTTTGGCAGCACAATGGTTAATGCACTGGGTGTCACTGTTCATATAACGCGGTCTCCGAGCCTCTGATGGTATCCTATTGTCTCCCGTACCTATTTTCCTAGATTGTCAGCTCAGCAGGTCACTAATCCATCTGTATATTCCATATTATAGAATAAATCTTCCTCCTTTTTGTGCCAGAGAGGCAGACTATCTCACCTTAATATTGTGGGACTTCTGGTGGAAGAATGGTTCCTCTCCCCACAGACGCTGCGTCCCTCACCCCACACACAGGCAGATGTCTCCGCTCACACACAGATCAGGACGGTGCTGTCTCCTCCATGTGTTCTTCACTTAAAGCCCCCTTGTGAAACTTACAGCTTCAAACTGACATGGGGACCCTCCCacacaggaggaggggggcaccgGATGACATCACAAGCAAACTTTAAGCTCTACCCATTCCTATTAACATTGTCGTGCGCACTCTGTGATGATGGTGGTAAGGGgctcagtgtatatatataattctgtatatctgctcttcacactgatgatgatgatgggggctCATTGTATATCCACTGTAGATCTTATAATCTTTCATATGTCATCTTGCAGTGTATGTCTATATATTGTacctatctatcccatatctgtctgtgtaactcatatctatctatctatctatccatccatccatataTCTATCCATTATTCCACATTTCCCTTTGAAGTGTCAGGAACGAGACCGCAGATATCTCACAGTGACTTGTCCTTGGATCTCAATATAATCTGTTACATATATtctgacactatatatatatattatatatatatatatatatatatatatatatatatatatatatatatatatatacacacacacacacgcacacacatatatatatatatatctcagaatGGGaggactttggcgtgagttgatCAGCAGCTTTATAGAGCTCCTAGTAATGTCTCCCTACGTTCCTGGGTCAGTGTGCCCTCTTCCTCCAGGTGTAGATCTGCTGCATGGGGGGACAACTGCTGAACAGATAAGTGAGGGATTAGTAAAATACAGACAAgtatcaggagagagagagagcatgaaCAGGGGAAGTTATGTCACAGCAATGCTCTCTCCCATATTAGGTCTACAGCCCAAGATGAAATTGGGGTGTGTTCCTTATTGCACAGTTGTGGTAATTTGGGGAAGGGGCTATTGGAAACGGACCTGTATTAACAATATAGGCCACAGGCTGTCCAAGGAGAGCATAgaagttttatttacattttgtattacTTTTTCTGCTTTGGCTACTTGGTAATTGAGGAATTGGTAGAGGGACATGGACACATGGGGGCACAGTCACCAATCTAGGGATTCTGCTCTCACAATGTACCATTGggctgctgacatgtattacctcatctatttgttacttgcttctgtatccggcgtgatggaatctgtggcgtcttataaataataatagtaattgggCATGATTGGGTGTGGCCTCTTGATTACGTCTCCTGGTCCATAGACGCTCAGAGATTCTCCCCCTGACAGTGGACGGGAAATGGGAATTACTGCAAGATGACATGCCTCCGAGGGAGCAGATAACGAACTCGCTGCAGAGTATGTCCGCCATTATAGTGAACAGTCTGTACACAATTAATGGGATGCAGATAATGATGCTGTCTCTGTAGATCAGGAGTTCTTCCATGTTGTCTGGTACATAGAGGAGAGGAGGCAAAAATGCTGGTTCATTAGAGAGTCAGCGAGTGGACAATCTACTGTACATTGTACTACAGTGATAATTGCACAACTTGTGGTAGTTCCTTATAATTCTGCATATATTcaaggcaggggcaggctgggctggggggcagaagGGGGCATCTGCTTCTCAGCCGGTCCCATAGCaggccaccttgggctgggtcactgggctacctgcattttttcccatttaaaatgttcctaataggctgctgatcagtttcacccccgggctaaaatatTTGCAACCAGCTCCTGATCAGAGGGTTCTTACTGCACATTTACACACACGACGGGTCCTTTGTTACATGTATGTAGCACAAATAGCCGATGTGTCCAGGAAACACGCTGACACTTGCGTAAGGACCATAATAAAAAGGCTGTGGATGGTACAAGGTCATTTTATTGTTAGTCAGTAATAGCCATCGTCCAAGATATATAAGTAGCTCATGTTTCAGAATGTCCAGGGCATTATCATTTGATATACTCACACCACATAAGGGTCCAgttctacatacatacatatatatatatatatatatatatatatatatatatatatatatatatataatcattactCTTACCTCCCTGACACCTGTTGCTCATCGTGAAACGACTGGTTTATACTTTTTTGTTATGTAGAAATTGATAGACTTTCTGTACACATTTGCCAGCAtagaaatgttgcctatatcTCGCtgtatatagttattaccatcatctCCTGTCTCTATGGAGACACCCGCACAAAGTGCTGTGACAATGGATGCTCCTGTCACCATGGAGACCAAGTACAACAAACAGCCTCGGTACTCCTGTCAAGGTCCCCTCTTAAATGGAAAGAATAGGGAATAGCTAATACTCAATTAGCTGCTTCAGCTGCATCACGACAGTTTGCTCAGATGATACACAATGACATGATATATATGTgcgtgtaatataaatatatatatatatatatatatgttaaggtTCTGTGTAACGCTAGACATCACTGTAAATTGAGCTGCTAAAGTTTCAATCAACCCTAACTGGCTCCATCTGCAAGGATTATCATAGAGTAACAAGACAAGTGACATCATTTGTGACTTCAATAATAGCTGCACAAAGTACGTGTTACCATTACTACATCAATGCTCACTGACATCGTACAATATCCGCTGTGATATCAGCAATCCCACATTATGACAACACACACAAAGGTCCAAGTACACAACCTTCATATTTCATTTATTGCGATGTATTACTCTATATATGAATATAATTTGCTACCTGATTTTTTTACCCTCTATTATTTGAAACTAAATGGGTCACCTACCACCTCTGAGAGCTGGCAGTTTCTCTATCGTACAATCGGTTGTAGGGAAATTATCTCTGTGACCATGTCCactaaagtattttaaaatagcAGTGATAGCAAAATGGTGTGTTTAACCAATATTAGGCCTAAATCTTCCAAGACAGCCCTTAACCTTACAGAATGCCTTACCAAAATCCAGAGTCTGGACAGCAACCACACAAAATCTGAGACCCCTCCAGCCAGGGTAGACATGCACCCCTGCCAATCATAATATGATGATACTGATGACTGCACGGGCTGCAGACTGAATGAGCCCAAAGACAGCATAAACTATGTGATTGCTCAGCTGAGGTGGGGGTCACAGGATAGGGGTGTCACATCTGAGCACAAATGGAATTATGCGGAGGTAAAGAAAACATGATTTTGCAGGTTTGCTATCGCCCTTGTGACCCACTGAATTAGGATCAGTATACTGCCCTGAATCCCGCCCCTTTGCCCTGGACCTGGTACTATCAATGACCCCCTGATGTCTGCGCTTGTAAAAGATGTTTTTTCTGTGGTAATGTGGGGTATATGCAGATAGATTGTCCTACTACTTACAGGTCCGTTCTCCCAAGCCCTCATCCAGCTACAAGTCAGCAGACAGCTTGCCTTATTACTGAGTTAAATTGAGAGAGGGTTCTGGCTGTGCTATATGTGAGAGAGATGATCAGCCCAGCTCCTAGAAAAGAATAAGTCACCTGGAGGCTCCGGCCAGTGTGAGACCTTACCTGGAGGCAGTGAAGGTCGGACTCAGGTGGGATGAGAAACTCAGAGAATTTGGAGAGATTGGTCTGAAACAAGCAGGCACAGAAGCTGGTCACAAGTGGGGAACAGTCAGTCTATACCAATGTTATGGTATATGTGGACGGTTATAGCAGGTGTGTCATGGACGGATTCCTTGCTGACGTGGTGCATAGATTGGTCACTTTGCCACTAGTGTTGTTAGAAGTCAGATGACCATGTCCAGGTTGCTGTAACCCCAGATGGGTTATAGCAACCTCTGGGGAATCCATGTACTGTACCCATCCCAACTCTGGCAGTTGTTGAGGACCTACATTCAACATACTTGGACCAGTGAACTCAAGCAGCTCGCTGCTGAAAAGACCAATGTCCCAAATGCTACAGGCAACATTGCATCTAACCGTAACCCCTTATTTTTGTCCAAAATCAGTCCCATCACCTGTGACTGTATTCAACAGTCAGCCAGAAGTTGTGACCAGTGAGAAGACTTTCGCACCTATCCAGAGCCAGCCAGTAAGTGCAGTGGAGACCCTGATGCCTGAATATTTCCTAATCCTTGGACGAGGACAGTTACCGACCCAGCATTGCCTCCAGACAGATGATTTTACAAAGGACATACCTAGACCAACTTCATTTAGATGCTTGATATCCAAATTGCTGGGCACCAGGATATTGAGCCGATTGTACTGACCAGGGAACCCACAGAGCCTGCCTTCAGTTGGTAAGTGGTTCATCCTCACAGTTGTGGACTGTGCAACCAGATTCCCTGATGCAGTTTCTTTATTAGGTTTTGATACAACAAAGTGGCTTATGAACtgttaaatatatttagtaaagttGGTTTTCCTAGTGAGATTTATACTGATCAGTGTACTAAGTTCATGAGTGAGCTGGTTCAGTGTCTCTGGAAACTGTGTGGGGGATAGACAAATCCAGACCGCTCCCTACCACCAACAGACAAACAAACTTTGTGAGAGGTTCAGTGGGACATTAAAGCAGATGTATTGTGCTTTTGGGATTTGGgattagaccagtgtttcccaaatccagtcctctgggagccctaacagtgcatgttctTCAGGTCTCAAGAGAAATAATTAttatcacctgtggatctgttacaatgtatcaatcAGTAATGCTTATAACACCTGTGGATCTGCTACAATGTATAAGTCAGTAAAGGGCTCCCCGAAGACTGGATTTAGGAAACACTGGATTAAGGAGTCTGGGAGGCCTCATTGCTGTAATAAAGAGTTCCTACTATTTGTTGCATTCTGTGGAGGGATCTCTCTGTGGAGAGAGTGACCAATTTCCTAATCTCCTTCTGGTAGCTAATAATGATGTTACTGAGGGAGAACAGCTCATTGTCTCCCAGCAGGACCAGCTGCATACAGTGGATGGGGAGCTGTTCACTGGGAAGCCAGGGCAGACTAACTTGATAACCCATACTGTGACCCAGGTGTGATCAGCCCCTACAGGATTACCATGGACATGATGAGTAAGGGTTATTGAATTTATtggggggaaataaaaaaaattatggattTGACAGAATATGCACAGAGAAGAGagcaagggcagcacggtggctcagtggttagcacttctgcctcacagcactggggtcatgagttcaattcctgaccatggccttatctttgaggagtttgtatgttctccctgtgtttgcgcggggggagaacatacactccaaaaacatactggtaggttaattggctgctgataaattgaccctagtctgtgtgtgtgttgggaatttagactgtaagcgccaatggggcagggactgatgcgagttctctgtacagcgctgcggaattagtggcgctatataaataaatggtgatgatgaagcgcCGGTATTTACTCAACCGTCCCCCACCCCCCTCATTTTCTTAATCTGCTCTATCTCAAAATTGGCTAAACAGATTCTCCTAAGGAAAAGTCACCAACTCGCCGATATAAATCAATGTGCCAATTTTGTGCAGATCTGTCATACTAGCATTAGGTATGTACCAATAAGGGCTATAATGGAGGACTCGGTGAAGCCTTCTGTGTACTGTACAGTCAGGAAGGCCGCAGGGAGATGTCACTTTACCTACATATTAGGAGTATTGGGTAGAAGTTTTACATGATGTGGCAGCCTATGATGGATTGTCCATATAGGTTAAATGTCATCCATAATATATCAACTTTCCTGATTATATTGGAGAATATTTACATTAATTGTCATAACTCTAATCTACTGTATTGATCTTCACCTCCTAAACTTACCTCCGAATTATTGAAATCATTAACAAAATGCTCTAATACCTTCCAAAATTTTTATTAACTAGTTTAATTCATCCACATTCTTTTGTGTGGGTTCTTCAAAAATTCTTCATTTCAATTTCTGAACTAGATTTAACACTTTTCATTCAGAAACAGCGCCGATAAACCACACAAGGTCCATTCTCATCATACACTTCCCGGCTGATCCAGAGTTCTTGGAATGAGTCCAGACTACCAACGATAGAGCCCCCAAGCCAGGCTGAATACCTGCGGTGTGGTCCTGCTATGACATTTATTGGTGACCGTCCCTTCTCTTGCCGGCACATCTCTTTCTTCAGCCTTTCTGGGAATCCACGTAACTGAGAAGATCCACCACAGACCACGACATTGGAAAGCATTGTAGCCTGATGTTCAGGATTGCATTTCTTGACACTTTTTATGACAAGACTGGGAAGTCCCACCTCAGGGAAACCTAGAATAGTGGGTGCAAATAAAGCCTCTGTACATCGGAAGCGCTCATTGCCAATAGAAATGACCTGGCCATCAGGGAGGATAAAATCCACCAAGGACTTTTTCTTATCATCCTGTATTTCTTCAGTGTTGGAGGACACGTAGCAGCAACTCTCTTTGATGTCACACACTATCCCCATCTCATCTTTATTAAAGGGGTTTCCACACTCAGCCATCAGCTTGGCAAGGTAGCCAGTCAAGGCATCTCCGGCCACATCAAGCCGATATGTGGCATGAGGCAAGACGTAGCCATCATATATTGGAGCAGTGTAGGAAGTTCCATGTCCTGTTCCTACCACCAGTCCTGATATGCGGCCATAAGAGTACATGgacagcagggactgatgagaaatATACATAGCGGCCACCTCAAAATTTTCAAACAACAATTCTGCCACCTTTTCCCTGTTGGTTGTTGGTGACAAAGGTGCATCAGCAATGTGGATGGCCAGGTGTTCAGGAGATGTTCTCAGCTCTGTGTAGAAAATATGGTGCCACATCATTTCCAGAGCTTCCCAGTCTGTTACTACTCCATGAGTCATCACGTTCTTCATGTATATGTTGGACTGTCCCTGTAGGATCCCATCACCAATGTAGTAGAGAGGGGCATTCTGGCCTCTAATTTTAGGGACACCCACTACAGACCTCAACACAGACTGTGGCTTCTCATCTCCAGAGAACCCCAACTTGGTGAATCCAGTACCGCTATCTATAACCACTGAAGCAAGGTCCTTAAACCTTTCTGAGGAACAGGAGACTGATGGACATTTACTCATGATTTACCAGTAAGAGAATAACCCTATACGATCAACAGCCTGTGATGTTATCAATAAATAGCAACAAACCATGATGTCATAAAGGGATTGGGTCACATCATAGCCCTCCCTGCCCATTACCAAGTAAC
This window of the Mixophyes fleayi isolate aMixFle1 chromosome 8, aMixFle1.hap1, whole genome shotgun sequence genome carries:
- the LOC142100290 gene encoding actin-11-like → MSKCPSVSCSSERFKDLASVVIDSGTGFTKLGFSGDEKPQSVLRSVVGVPKIRGQNAPLYYIGDGILQGQSNIYMKNVMTHGVVTDWEALEMMWHHIFYTELRTSPEHLAIHIADAPLSPTTNREKVAELLFENFEVAAMYISHQSLLSMYSYGRISGLVVGTGHGTSYTAPIYDGYVLPHATYRLDVAGDALTGYLAKLMAECGNPFNKDEMGIVCDIKESCCYVSSNTEEIQDDKKKSLVDFILPDGQVISIGNERFRCTEALFAPTILGFPEVGLPSLVIKSVKKCNPEHQATMLSNVVVCGGSSQLRGFPERLKKEMCRQEKGRSPINVIAGPHRRYSAWLGGSIVGSLDSFQELWISREVYDENGPCVVYRRCF